CTGGGTTTTCCTGAGATATTGCGTTCACAAGGCAACAAAATTAGTTTTGCGAGGTCGCAgtgacctttacctttgacctctgaccatCAAACTTTTATCAGTTCATCCACAAGTCCAAGTGAACGATAACACGAAAAAGGTCAGATGTTCCCTGGTGACAATTTTGAGATTTCGTGTTCACAAGGCtagagacagaaaacacacctGGGACATTTCTAAAAGCGACGTCACTGGGGGGGTGGACGGTGGATAACAGCGCCCTCCACCGGCCGGAGGACCTGCGGTGCTCAGCTCCGGGGTCAGTTGGAAGTGAAGATGGAGCCGCTGTTCCACCCGCCGCTTCACCGGCAGAGGCACCAGTTCGTCGTCGACTTCGTGAAGAGAAACAAACCTCGGAAggtttttcagacattttttaacaaacaacCGCTTTTTAATGTATAAACACGTTAGCATCGAAGCTAACGTCAGAGCTAACTTTCTCTCCCAGCTAGCTAACGTCATCACCTGAGCTAGCTAACTTGGTGACAGCATTTGGTTCAGTTGCTCCTTCAACCTGGTTTTAACTGTAAAGTGTGTTGGTTCCTCTGGTTGGTTTCATCTTGTCCTGGTCCCCAGGTGCTCGACCTGGGCTGCTGCGAGTGTAGCCTCCTGAAAAGACTCAAGTTTCACCGGGAAGTGCACCTCCTGGTCGGCTTGGACATCGACGGGACCAAAGTCAAGAAGAAGATGTGAGTCCCGTTTGTAGATAAAACGTGTGATTCATTGTGTGTCGTGGCTGAAGTAAGAGTTGTGTACTTGTGGAGTTAATACGTGTAGTATCTCATGGAGGTGGTTACTTTCTCTAAGATTTAACAGTGTATAACTACAAGTAACCGTTTTGCTGAATTATGTGTTTACACCTACAGTTTTATGCTCAAATAAATGATGTTGTCGACTTGTTTAAGTGTggacaagaaaacaaacatccatGTTGTCAATAGATGAGAAAATGTGACGTTTCTGTTTATTAtgaatctaaaaaaaaaggtaatgaaatataattaaatgaGGCGCAACAGGTAAAACACAGGGTTCCTACTGTCAtaaaaaacctggaaaagtcatggaattacAAAATGTTTACTTCCAGGCCTGgaaactgctttaaaaaaaaaaatccccaaagttttggagaagtcatggaaatttgttatattcatattttcgtGTCTTTCATTTATgcagagttttaaataattcatatgctttaaAAGCAATGCGCTCAAAATATAGGCAGGTATACGCTCTCATACTTATTGAAAAGTTCGGTAGGGAAGCAGGCGGGATAATGCACCATGCCagggaagtgtagatttaacTGTGCTTGGCTGcaaatggaaaagtacatgCCATGGGTTACAACAGACAAAGACCTCAAACTgttgtctcattcatttgtgtcatttaaggtatactgtatgctttGAAATTCTGATTGTTAGCTTTAATACTAAATTGTCACTTTTTCATgtatacaccgagatttcacaaaatgttgggtcatggaaatttggtttaaagttttGAAAAGTAGCCGCAGCCTGATGATCTGCTTGTATCTTCTGTCAGGCACGAGTTAGCTCCTCTATCCACCGACTACCTGCAGCCGAGTTACGATCAGCTGTGTGTGGAACTGTACGAGGGCTCGGTCACAGAAAGAGACGCTCGCCTCAGAGGATTTGATCTGGTGACCAGTATAGAGCTGTAGGTTCCTGTTCAGGTGCTTCGACATTTAACCTTCTGTCATCCATCAGTATTAATGGTCATTGTTCTTCTATTTTCGTATTTTAAAAactttcctctgtgtctcactttctctctggtGATTTCACCTTTCTGGTGTTGTCTCTCCGGATGTCTCCAGCATTGAGCACCTCACGCTTGCTGACGTGAAGCGGTTCTCTGAGGTCGTGTTTGGTTACATGACCCCGGCGGCCGCCATCATCAGCACCCCGAACTGTGAGTACAACCCCCTCCTCCCCGGACTGAGAGGCTTCAGGCACAGTGACCACAAGTTTgagtggagcagagcagagttTAAATCCTGGTACAGAACGCTCTTTGACTTTTGTAATGAACTGAACACCTATCCATGCTGTTAAATCTCTTACTCAATGATAATGACCAATCATCATTCTCAGGGCCCTGAAGGTGTGTTCGGAGTTTGGTTATGAGGTGGAGTTCACTGGGGTCGGACAGCCAGCGTCAGGATACCAGGAGAGTGTCGGCTTCTGCTCTCAGATCGGGGTCTTTCGCCGACTCGAGCGAGGAGTTGACCGCAACACGTTGGGTGGTGCGGATGCAGAGGAGGTTTATTCCTACAAACTTGTGAGTATATTGAATGTGTTGGACCTCCTGCTGGCTCAGCTGTTGACGTggctcctttctctctctcacattacATTCGATTCTCCTGACCATCTGATCCTgtgatgtgagagagagatgtgtggaTGAGCTGTGAGAATGCAAGAGTTGTGTTTATCTCAATTTCCATGTAAATTGTAACATCTCGGGTCAAATTGTAACACAATTCGTGAGTTTTTTTCACAGCAATTAACGCCAATTTTTAAAGCTTTACTGACCTCTACTGGTAACCCCTGTGAACTACAGCAAAGGTCTGGACACCCATACCTCAACCAAACCAAGACTTCCCGCTATCGTAATAATAGTAAACAAGGCCTGCAGATTAACTCGCAATGATCTCAGTCTCTTAGGTGAGATGTTTTTACCTGATCCACTAGATGTGATATTTGTGGTTTATATGTTTCTGTGTCAGCTGTGCAGCATAAACTATCCCAGCCTCTGTGACAACAACATCTTGCGGAGGGTTCTGGTGAGCGAGGTTCTGTTTGGGGCAGAAAAACTGAAGAGtagatggatggagaagaagagTTGTGAGGGGAACGCCTCATATGCACCGATTGAGACGGAGGACGGAGTAGAGAAGCACACAGGTGAATATACAGTGTGCTTAGTACAGGTGCTTTTTGATCGACTTGATGCCTCCacaaaatacatatttgttctctctctttttcaaacCTCACACCTAcagcctgcagagaggagatgaggaatgTCGTATCGCAGTGTGAGAGAGGAGCGTCAGAggatcaggaggaagaggatgaaggagtATGTTGGACACATTTCCAAAGCCCACAAGATTCCTGCACATCACGCAGGTGTGTTTCTGTAAAGAAGGTTAGGTGGTTGTCATGCTGACTCAGAAGTTTGTGGTAAACAGATCATGACCAGGACCTGGACAGAATTCACACCATAATGTTTTCAGTTCTTTCACGGGTCGTGGTCCACCTCCCCACAGAGTTTAAAGGAAATCTGTGAAGTAGTTATCTAGTAATCCGgcaacaagacaaacaaacagcagtgaaaacaacCTCGCCAGCTCCTGCACTATATTTGATTACAGAGCTTTGTGTTGGATCAAAGCATCAAATCTCAGCATCACAATAAGGACACAGTTCTTTAATGTATTGGATCGTTGACGTTGTGCATTAAAATGTGCATCACATTGGCCTCAGTGACAGATTCA
The nucleotide sequence above comes from Platichthys flesus chromosome 9, fPlaFle2.1, whole genome shotgun sequence. Encoded proteins:
- the henmt1 gene encoding small RNA 2'-O-methyltransferase, whose protein sequence is MEPLFHPPLHRQRHQFVVDFVKRNKPRKVLDLGCCECSLLKRLKFHREVHLLVGLDIDGTKVKKKMHELAPLSTDYLQPSYDQLCVELYEGSVTERDARLRGFDLVTSIELIEHLTLADVKRFSEVVFGYMTPAAAIISTPNCEYNPLLPGLRGFRHSDHKFEWSRAEFKSWALKVCSEFGYEVEFTGVGQPASGYQESVGFCSQIGVFRRLERGVDRNTLGGADAEEVYSYKLLCSINYPSLCDNNILRRVLVSEVLFGAEKLKSRWMEKKSCEGNASYAPIETEDGVEKHTACREEMRNVVSQCERGASEDQEEEDEGVCWTHFQSPQDSCTSRRCVSVPLDVLWSCCPRVSTLSGSLGNLRRLLMDEPDVELSQDGDAVLVTCHEQDLDEEEAQDDLEDSGYEQASRHHAAAAEQEDEWEASV